GAAGGAATGAATTGGAATGGAAATTCGCACTTATTTCTCTACCATGTGTACAGTGCCTCTCAACCCAATTCCGTACGAACAATCACGGATCTATTTACAAATTATGAACCATTTTCTTTGCAGCTTGTAACGAATATCCAAAGTGATCAGTATACGGCGATCACGATGCAGGCTAAACACAATGGAAGTGTGATAGCAATTTTTACGCAAGAAGATTTTTTGCGGCAGTCCTGATTCCTTTGTATGTAAAAAGATGCCCTCCATCATTCGACCAGGAATGATGGAGGGCACCTTTTGCTAATCTGATCTCATGTAGGATCGGTATGTTTTCAGCAGACCTGAACGCATATCGTCCAGAGGCTGCCATTCCAGACATTCGGCCGCTTTCTCATTCGCCAGGCAGCTATGCTTAATATCACCTTGTCTAGCGGAGGTATGCCGAATAGGGAGCCTAGATCCATGAAACTCAGACAGAATCTGTGCCAATTCTTTGATGGATGTGCTTTGCCCCGTGCTGATATGCAGGGTTTCCTGACTTCCACGAGGAATGGACTTCTGAATCGCACGCACCACATCTTTGACATAAACAAAGTCACGCGTCTGCTCGCCATCACCATGAATGGTAAGCGTGGTGTCCTGCAGAATGCGATCCATAAATACGGCTACAACGCCACCTTCGCCTTTGGCTGTTTGTCTAGGTCCATATACATTGCCGAACCGCAGAATGGTATAGGGAAGTCCATAGAGATGATGAAAAACACGGATGTAAGATTCAGCGGCAAATTTGGATAAGCCGTAATAAGAAATGGGAGAAGCAGCATCTGTTTCCACCAATCGCTCTTTTTGTAAATTGCCGTAGACAGCAGATGTAGAAGCAAAAATAAATTTGTTAACGCCTGCGTCTCGAGCCGCTTCCAGGAGATGAATAGTGCCGATCAGATTAATGTAGGCATCTTGGCCTGGATTCGCAATCGAACGCTGAACATCGGCTTGTGCCGCAAGGTGGAAAACAACGTCAGGCCGAATGGAAGCGATAAGCGACTTCACCTGTTCATCGCAGATATCCACTTGATGAAAAGTGGCTTCTGGATGCATGTAATCTATTTTTCCAGATGACAGGTTATCTAGGACATGAACTTCATAGTGCTGGGCAAGCAGCTCATCGACTAGATGGGAGCCAATGAATCCCGCACCTCCAGTAACAACAGCTTTCATCGTGCATTCCTCGCTTTCTGATCTTATCCACTATCTTACGTGAGCAGCAGGGTGGGGGTACGAGGCAACTGCCCGATTGTCACTAGGAACTGAGCCGAACGGATAGGCTGTACATCTGCCTGTTTTCCTATTGTACGGCTTCTGCCCTGTCCTCTTCCTTTTCTAATCATAGAATACATAAAGCAGATATTCCGTCATGGATAGGAGTTGAGAACGAATTGAGTAACCAACGTATTCAGCGGAAGCAGAAGCAGCTAGTGGCGCGCGTCAGCTTGCATCAGCCTAAAGTATCCGTCATCATTCCTGTTTGCAATGAGGCACGAACCTTGGCCAAGGTGATTCGGGAAGCCTTTCGTGTGCACCCGCAAACAGA
Above is a genomic segment from Paenibacillus sp. HWE-109 containing:
- a CDS encoding NAD-dependent epimerase/dehydratase family protein, with protein sequence MKAVVTGGAGFIGSHLVDELLAQHYEVHVLDNLSSGKIDYMHPEATFHQVDICDEQVKSLIASIRPDVVFHLAAQADVQRSIANPGQDAYINLIGTIHLLEAARDAGVNKFIFASTSAVYGNLQKERLVETDAASPISYYGLSKFAAESYIRVFHHLYGLPYTILRFGNVYGPRQTAKGEGGVVAVFMDRILQDTTLTIHGDGEQTRDFVYVKDVVRAIQKSIPRGSQETLHISTGQSTSIKELAQILSEFHGSRLPIRHTSARQGDIKHSCLANEKAAECLEWQPLDDMRSGLLKTYRSYMRSD